The Streptomyces sp. NBC_00162 sequence CCGTGCTGCTCGCCGCCGTCGCGGCCGCCGCCCGGGTGCCGGCCGGCTTCCTGCTGCGGCGGCTGCTGATCGAGATCCCGTTCGTGGCCTTCGCGGTGCTGATGCCCTTCGTCGCCGAGGGCGAGCGGGTGGACGTACTGGGCCTCTCGCTCAGCGTCTCCGGACTCTGGGGCGCCTGGAACGTGCTCGCAAAGGGCACCCTCGGGGTGGCCGCGTCTGTACTCCTCGCCTCGACGACGGAGCTGCGGGCGCTGCTGCTGGGCCTCCAGCGGCTGAAGCTGCCGCCGCTGCTGGTACAGATCGCCTCGTTCATGATCCGGTACGGGGACGTGATCACCGGCGAGCTGCGGCGGATGTCCATCGCACGGCGCTCGCGCGGGTTCGAGGCGCGCGGGATCCGGCACTGGGGGGTGCTGGCCAAGACCGCGGGCGCGCTGTTCATCCGCTCCTACGAGCGCGGCGAGCGGGTCTACCTGGCGATGGTCAGCCGCGGCTACGCCGGTTCGATGCCGGTGATCGACGAAGCCGTGGCCACGCGCGCGCAGTGGGCGTACGCGGCCGCGCTACCGGTGACGGCGCTCGCCGTCTGTCTGATGGGATGGACGCTATGACCGCACCTTCGCTGGAAGTCTCGGGCCTCGCCTACGCCTACCCCGACGGGCACCAGGCCCTCTTCGGGGTCGACCTGACCGTCGCGCACGGCGAGCGGGTGGCCCTCCTCGGGCCGAACGGCGCCGGGAAGACCACCCTCGTGCTGCACCTCAACGGGATCCTGGCCGGCGGGGTCGGTTCCGTGC is a genomic window containing:
- the cbiQ gene encoding cobalt ECF transporter T component CbiQ, coding for MGAGHAHRLYRHGHSPVHALPPHCKLAAAFAFVVVVVSTPREAVWAFGAYAVLLAAVAAAARVPAGFLLRRLLIEIPFVAFAVLMPFVAEGERVDVLGLSLSVSGLWGAWNVLAKGTLGVAASVLLASTTELRALLLGLQRLKLPPLLVQIASFMIRYGDVITGELRRMSIARRSRGFEARGIRHWGVLAKTAGALFIRSYERGERVYLAMVSRGYAGSMPVIDEAVATRAQWAYAAALPVTALAVCLMGWTL